AATATGTTGACAATGGGTCCTGCCATTGCAAGTTTAATTTCTTTATTAGGCTCTATTTCATTACCACTAGCTATACGTACTCTGCCCCCCAAGGGTAGCAAATTAATCTCATACACGTTTAGTTTAAGGTATAATGCCATTATTATGTGCCCTATTTCATGGGCTAAAACCAATACAAAAAAAATCGAAATAGCCATTAATTGAGCATTAACTGCAGCAAACGTTAGTAAAATAAAAAAAAGAGGGCTTATTTTTATTTTTACCCCCGCCAATTGGCCTAATGTCATGTTATTTCCCCGCTAGTATATTTTTAGTATCTATAACTTTACCATTAAGTCTTATTGTAAAACTAACGCCACTTGTATTGTTAAATTTACCAGTATAACCTATTATAGTTCCCTGTTGTATCTCTTCATTAGGCTTGATTGCAACCGCTTGTAAATATGTATAAATAGTTGTAAGACCTTTGCCGTGATCGATTTCAACCTCCATGCTTTGATTAGCCTGTCTAACTGCTAAAACCTTGCCTTCCAGCACTGCTACAACTGGGTAACCTTCGGGGGCTGTTATAATTACACCCTTATCTGCTGTTGTTTCCTCTGCTAACTGCCCAATAACTGGCAAACTAATTGCTGGTAAGGTGTCTAGGGTATAGTTATCTTCACCCGAAACCACTGGAGTAATTTCGGATTTTGTAAATATTTTGCCGGCTACTTCTTTAACATCATCGAATGTGATATGGGTTAAAAATACTTTCTCTAAAAAAGCTTTGTTTTTGCCAACCCAAGTATCTTTTAAAATAACAGGTAAAATAACTAATAATAGTATTAAAGAACAGGCTATAAGCTTATGGCTTAGCTTAAAATTGAGTGTATTATGGCCTTTATTGTTTTGCCTTCCCCGGTATGATTTATACTTTTCGTAATACTTTGGCTTTTTTCTTTGATACACAATTTCACCCCCTACTTAACTGTATGCAGTTAGGTTTAAAATAAACCTAATTCAAAATATATTTAACAACCTAAAACCAGTAAACAGCTGACTTAATAGCTCTTAACTAGTCCTTGATTATATATATTATGCTTGTATCTAAGTTATGTCTTTAAATTAGGAGTTTGCTGAGAAGTAAACCTAAAAACATCAGGCTATGCTTACGGTGGGGTCTGGCCTCTTTTACTCTACCTTGACTTAGTTAATATTTACAAATCAATTTACATAGGTAGATTTGACATAAGCAAGAGGCCTGACCCCTGTTCAGAATTTACCTAAGAGATTGTCAGTTAATGTTGTAGTTGTTATGGTAACTACGTAATGCCACACCGGGATGCATAAAATGCATCCCCTACATGTGCACAATCACTATAAGTTACAGGAATAATTTTAGATATATATCCAAAGTTTCTTTGATGGTTGGCGTTTAGTTATGTACCAAAAAAGTGCTGTAAGGGAGTTTTTAAGAAGAGTCTTTTTATGAACTAGCGTAATGATCCATCAGAACGCATGTAATACCTTCCCAACAACAGAAGGTTGGTATTGTACTACAAAAAAAACAATTTTAGCTAACGCTAAAATTGAATTTTTTTATGTCTCATACCTATATTCAATATTATGCCTAACGCAATGGTATTGGCTAAAAATGAGGAACCTCCTAAACTTATAAACGGTAGAGGAAGACCTGTTACAGGCATTAAACCTAGGTTCATACCGATATTCTCTAGTATGTGAAATAAAAACATTGCTGATAAACCAGATACCACTAAAGCACCATATAGGTCTTTAGCCTTCATTGCTATTTTAACAGATTTATATACTAGTGTTAAAAATAGAATTACTATTAAGGCTGAACCTAAAAATCCAAACCCCTCACCTAAGGCAGAGAAAATAAAGTCTGTATATTGAAAAGGTATAAATTTTAATCCTGTCATACTATCAGGAGAAAACAAACCCTTTCCTGTTACATTGTATACATAGGTTCCTGTTTCTGTTAGGCGTTGCCAGTTGCCTGAGCCTATGGCAATTCGGGATTGAATAACATTATAGGCTGAGCCAAATTTATCTCTTTCGGGATTCAAAAACGTTAGTATTCTATTTTTCTGATAGTCTCTCATAAATATCCAGGCTATTGGGGCAGCTACTACGCTACCTATACCTGCTATAGTTATATACTTCCAAGGCAAGCCTGCTACAAAAAACATAACAGCTACAATAAACAATACCACCAAGCTTGTACCTAAATCTGGTTCTTTTAATATAAGTACTATTGGCACTAATGCAAACCCTAAAAACATACCTAAACCTACTATATCATGCAGTCTATCTCTTTTTTGAGACAAAAGTCTCGCTAAGCTTAATACAATGGCTATTTTGGCAAATTCCGAGGGCTGTATTTGAATACCAGCTATTATTATCCATCTACGAGCACCATTTCTGCTAACCCCAATCACAAATACAGCTATTAACACTAATATTGTTACAGCATATATAAGATAAGCGGCGTTATTGAAAAAATGATAGTCAATACATAAGATAACAATTAGAGCTACTAGGCTTATAGCAATCCACATAACTTGTCTTTTAACAGAGGAGGTGAATTGTAAACCTTGTCCTCCAGATGTAGTTGCTGATATAGCCAAGAGCCCTACTATTGTTAATATAATAAATATTACAACAATTCCCCAGTCTACATTTTTTAATAATCTTTTTTCAAAATCAAACACTTTTTTTACCTTTTTTTCAATTGTTTTATAGGCACTGTAGTAGATAACGTTACTGTACCAGAATTATTATTAAGTTCTAAAATAACTCCTTCATCGTCAATCTCAACATACTGATTTAAAGATTCTAGTATTTTAACCTTAATTTGATCAGCAATTTCTGGCGAAACCTTTAGTCGATCAGTTATTAAAATATTACGCAACCTAGCTTTAGCCAAGTTACTACTGCTTTTCTGATTACTTTTCATGAAATTAAACAGCATTTACCTAGCCCCCATTCTACTTACCACCGAAAAGCTCTCGGATTGAGGCAAAGAACCCCTTAGGTTTTATTTTTAGACTAAGGAAAGGTACGTTTTCTCCTAACACTCTTCTGGTAATGTTGCTCATTGCTTGTCCTGCTAGCGAATCTTTTTCATTTATTACAGGTTCGCCACGGTTTGTAGATATTACTATATAATCATCATTAGGTATTACTCCCACAAGCTTTATTGCCAAGATATCACAAACATCTTCTACAGATAACATATTTCCCTGTTCAATAAGCTCTGGTCTTACACGATTAAGAATTAAACCAACATCATTAATTCCTTTAGACTCAACTAAACCAATAACCCGGTCAGCATCACGTACAGCTGATACCTCTGGAGTAGTAACAATTAGTACTTTATTTGCACCAGCTACAGCATTTTTAAATCCTTGCTCTATGCCAGCGGGGCAATCAATTATTACATAATCATGGTCTTTTTTAAGTTCCTCACAAAGATCTATCATTTGCTGTGGAGACACCGCATCCTTTTCTCTTGTTTGGGCCGCTGGCAAGAGGTATAATCCCTCAAAGCGTTTATCTCTAATTAAGGCTGATCGTAGCTTGCATTTGCCTTCTACATAATCAACTATGTCAAATACTATTCTATTCTCAAGCCCTAATACTACGTCTAGGTTTCTTAATCCTATATCTGCATCTATTAATACTACTGATTTACCCATTTGAGCCAATCCAGCACCTAAATTCGCAGTGGTTGTTGTTTTACCAACTCCTCCTTTACCCGAAGTAATGGTAATTATTTGTCCCATGGTTATCCCCCTCAGCGTTACCTTTATTCTTTAGTCAGTACTACTATATTATCATCTTCTATGCGGGCAATCTCTAATCCTGCCGTATTTTTAATATTGCTTTCTTTTTCTGCCCTTACAATTAAGTCAGCTATGCGTATTTGAGCTTGTGGGGCATCAAACTTTTTACAGCTAATAAAAGTCTCCTTATCTCCATTAATCCCAGCATGAACTGTACCCCTAATTACACCCATAACACAAATATTACCGTCTGCTTCAACTTGAGCACCACTATTTAAATCACCCATTACCACTACATTACCTTTATGTTTTAGGTATTGCCCAGAGCGTATGTTTCCCATGTGAAATTGAGTTGGCAGTACTATATATTTTTCTTTTACTTCATTAGTTAATTTTGGTACACTATTAAGGTACTGTTGATAATTGTTAATACTTGCTATTGATGTGTTATTAGCCATTGCACTAGCTATGATTTTAAACTGCCCTTCATTTATTATTTCGAGTGTATTGCTCTCTAACTTTATAGCTGCACCCTTAAAAAACTTAGTATTTTGAATAAATTTCTTCTCTAAGTCTTGTAAAATTTCATTAAATGTAAATGTAGCGTTAATTAAGATTATAATTCCGCATTTTCCACCTTTAATAGTTAAAGCCTGTGTTGCCAAATTTACTCACCTTCCATTTAATATACATTGTTCTTAATTTTATTTTGATGCAATATATGCTGCAATCTCTTCTTTAAAGTATTCCTCATAAATTTGGCGGGCTACAGGGGCAACTGTTCTACCTCCAGATAAACCCTGCTCCATTAAAACAACTACCGCAATCTCTGGTTTTTCATAGGGAGCATATGAGATAAACCAACCGTGGTTTTCCCAACCATAATCTTGGGCTGTTCCTGTTTTTCCAGCAACTTCAAATGGCAATATCTGCTTATAACCTAGCCTATAATCATATTTATGAAATGCCCAAAAACCAGATCCTGTATGTCCATCAGCACCACCCTTTTCTTGGGTTACTTTACGCATACCCTCTCTAACTAAATCTAGGGCTT
This Clostridium sp. 'deep sea' DNA region includes the following protein-coding sequences:
- the minE gene encoding cell division topological specificity factor MinE, whose amino-acid sequence is MKSNQKSSSNLAKARLRNILITDRLKVSPEIADQIKVKILESLNQYVEIDDEGVILELNNNSGTVTLSTTVPIKQLKKR
- the rodA gene encoding rod shape-determining protein RodA, translated to MFDFEKRLLKNVDWGIVVIFIILTIVGLLAISATTSGGQGLQFTSSVKRQVMWIAISLVALIVILCIDYHFFNNAAYLIYAVTILVLIAVFVIGVSRNGARRWIIIAGIQIQPSEFAKIAIVLSLARLLSQKRDRLHDIVGLGMFLGFALVPIVLILKEPDLGTSLVVLFIVAVMFFVAGLPWKYITIAGIGSVVAAPIAWIFMRDYQKNRILTFLNPERDKFGSAYNVIQSRIAIGSGNWQRLTETGTYVYNVTGKGLFSPDSMTGLKFIPFQYTDFIFSALGEGFGFLGSALIVILFLTLVYKSVKIAMKAKDLYGALVVSGLSAMFLFHILENIGMNLGLMPVTGLPLPFISLGGSSFLANTIALGIILNIGMRHKKIQF
- a CDS encoding septum site-determining protein MinC, producing the protein MATQALTIKGGKCGIIILINATFTFNEILQDLEKKFIQNTKFFKGAAIKLESNTLEIINEGQFKIIASAMANNTSIASINNYQQYLNSVPKLTNEVKEKYIVLPTQFHMGNIRSGQYLKHKGNVVVMGDLNSGAQVEADGNICVMGVIRGTVHAGINGDKETFISCKKFDAPQAQIRIADLIVRAEKESNIKNTAGLEIARIEDDNIVVLTKE
- a CDS encoding M23 family metallopeptidase: MYQRKKPKYYEKYKSYRGRQNNKGHNTLNFKLSHKLIACSLILLLVILPVILKDTWVGKNKAFLEKVFLTHITFDDVKEVAGKIFTKSEITPVVSGEDNYTLDTLPAISLPVIGQLAEETTADKGVIITAPEGYPVVAVLEGKVLAVRQANQSMEVEIDHGKGLTTIYTYLQAVAIKPNEEIQQGTIIGYTGKFNNTSGVSFTIRLNGKVIDTKNILAGK
- the minD gene encoding septum site-determining protein MinD, with translation MGQIITITSGKGGVGKTTTTANLGAGLAQMGKSVVLIDADIGLRNLDVVLGLENRIVFDIVDYVEGKCKLRSALIRDKRFEGLYLLPAAQTREKDAVSPQQMIDLCEELKKDHDYVIIDCPAGIEQGFKNAVAGANKVLIVTTPEVSAVRDADRVIGLVESKGINDVGLILNRVRPELIEQGNMLSVEDVCDILAIKLVGVIPNDDYIVISTNRGEPVINEKDSLAGQAMSNITRRVLGENVPFLSLKIKPKGFFASIRELFGGK